In Serinus canaria isolate serCan28SL12 chromosome 5, serCan2020, whole genome shotgun sequence, the following proteins share a genomic window:
- the PLA2G4B gene encoding cytosolic phospholipase A2 beta isoform X2 codes for MGSPPAKMKFCPIHMLSVRIIQAKNIKSRDLFPLSCQNLAGQCYSLLDTSLKYLGISGCSRNLPSSPDSSSERHHLGDFLSHRCQASQMTASDCYVRLWLPSASPGKLQTKTIRNSDNPVWNETFYFRIQREVENILELAVCDEDVLTKDDMQFTVLFNVARIRPGETIRETFALKSETERCSKKWESLEVEFWMERVPGPPEHLITNDVLVSREVCCLEVHVDINESRRYLKEGKNLVLTVPASHERTQKTTEDTDTFYFHCVKAWEPVLKVRLQKVSDKEDDDSNLSDTLTVPLKFLPVGHKVKITLPVRHNVPLQLYLQLNACTEKLDVRLGYDLCQGEQEFLHKRKRVVAGALKKVLHLERDLHGHEVPVIAVMATGGGLRAMSAMFGHLLALQKLNLLDCVTYLTGASGSTWTLADLYEHADWSQKSLEGPLKAVKEQVTKCKLNLMSLDHLKYYHKELAERAKAGHVPSFTTLWSLVQEMFLHEQPRKYKLTDQRKALEHGQNPLPFYAVLNVKEEKFGTFKFREWADFSPYEVAIPKYGASIPSEYFDSEFFMGRRVKKLPESRICYLEGLWTNIFTRNLLDGLYWSSNSNEFWERWSQDMVDIEKHSPEEDVTVIEPPSCLSGKLYEMFQDIMTKRPLLGKSHNFLRGLEFHKDYIHQKKFIEWKDTVLDGFPNNLTPLQKYLCLIDVGYFINTSGAALFKPERNVDVIISLDYGLGHVFKQLEMTYKYCKIQNIPFPKVELSPEEEKNPKECYIFADAEDPRAPIVIHFPLVNDTFKEFKEPGVKRGHSEMEEGKVNLENNCSPYYLIRLIYSSENFDKLVNLSKYNILNNKDLLLQAIRSAVERRKSRRTGNFSSYSGYP; via the exons atgaAGTTTTGCCCCATCCACATGCTTTCTGTAAGAATCATACAAGCTAAGAACATCAAGTCAAGAGACCTGT TTCCACTTTCGTGCCAAAACCTTGCGGGGCAATGTTATTCACTGCTTGATACCAGTCTGAAGTATTTAGGCATCTCGGGCTGCAGTAGAAATCTTCCATCAAGTCCTGACTCCAGCTCTGAAAGACATCACCTGGGAGATTTCCTTTCACACCGTTGCCAAGCTTCACAAA tgacGGCATCAGACTGCTATGTACGCTTGTGGCTGCCGTCTGCTTCGCCTGGAAAGCTTCAGACCAAAACCATCAGGAATTCTGACAACCCTGTCTGGAATGAGACTTTCTACTTTAGGATCCAGAGAGAAGTTGAG AATATTTTAGAATTGGCAGTGTGTGATGAAGATGTACTCACCAAAGATGACATGCAGTTCACAGTTCTTTTTAATGTTGCTAGAATCAGACCTGGGGAGACAATCCGCGAGACATTTGCTTTGAAATCAGAG ACAGAGAGGTGCTCTAAGAAATGGGAAAGTTTGGAAGTGGAATTCTGGATGGAAAGAGT tcctgGTCCTCCAGAGCATCTCATTACCAATGATGTCCTAGTG TCTCGTGAGGTTTGCTGCTTGGAAGTGCACGTAGACATTAACGAAAGTAGGAGATACTTGAAAG AGGGTAAAAATCTCGTGCTTACGGTGCCTGCATCCCACGAGAGAACACAGAAGACGACAGAGGACACCGACACTTTCTACTTCCACTGCGTGAAGGCTTGGGAGCCAGTTCTAAAAGTCAGGCTGCAG AAAGTTTCTGATAAGGAAGATGACGACAGCAATTTAAGTGACACCTTAACGGTACCACTGAAATTTCTCCCTGTTGGACATAAAGTGAAAATAACCCTTCCCGTAAGACAC AATGTCCCTCTACAGTTGTACCTCCAACTAAATGCTTG cacagaaaaactAGATGTGCGCCTAGGGTATGATCTGTGCCAAGGAGAGCAGGAGTTCCTGCATAAGAGGAAGAGAGTTGTTGCTGGTGCTCtgaaaaaggttcttcatcTGGAAAGAGATCTACATGGACATGAG GTCCCAGTAATAGCTGTTATGGCAACAGGTGGAGGTCTCAGAGCAATGTCAGCTATGTTTGGCCACCTCTTAGCTCTTCAGAAGCTAAATCTGTTGGACTGTGTCACCTATCTCACAGGGGCTTCTGGCTCAACATG GACACTAGCAGACCTGTATGAGCATGCTGACTGGTCACAGAAGTCTCTGGAGGGGCCACTTAAAGCTGTAAAAGAACAAGTGACAAAATGCAAACTCAACCTTATGTCTCTAGACCATCTGAAGTATTACCACAAGGAACTTGCTGAAAGGGCAAAAGCAGGACATGTCCCATCTTTTACAACTCTGTGGTCACTTGTTCAGGAGATGTTCTTGCATGAGCAG CCAAGAAAGTACAAACTCACAGACCAGCGCAAGGCACTGGAGCATGGACAAAACCCACTGCCTTTCTATGCAGTCCTCAATGTGAAAGAGGAGAAGTTTGGTACTTTCAAATTTAGAG AGTGGGCAGATTTCTCTCCTTACGAAGTGGCCATACCAAAATATGGAGCCTCCATTCCTTCAGAATATTTTGACAGCGAGTTCTTCATGGGAAGGAGAGTGAAGAAGCTGCCAGAATCTCGGATCTGCTATCTGGAAG GTCTTTGGACAAACATCTTTACTAGGAATTTGCTGGATGGCTTGTACTGGTCCTCAAATTCAAATGAATTCTGGGAACGGTGGTCCCAAGATATGGTAGATATAG AAAAGCATTCTCCTGAGGAAGATGTTACTGTTATTGAGCCTCCATCTTGCTTGTCAGGAAAGTTGTATGAAATGTTTCAGGACATCATGACCAAGCGTCCACTACTGGGAAAGTCTCATAACTTCCTGAGAGGCTTAGAGTTTCATAAGGATTATATCCATCAGAAAAAATTTATTGAATGGAAAG acaCTGTGCTGGATGGTTTCCCTAACAATCTGACACCTCTGCAGAAATACCTGTGTCTGATAGATGTTGGCTATTTCATCAACACCAGTGGTGCAGCACTTTTCAAGCCAGAGAGGAATGTAGATGTCATCATATCCCTTGATTATGGTTTGGGACATGTGTTCAAG CAATTAGAGATGACGTACAAATATTGCAAGATACAAAACATCCCATTCCCCAAAGTGGAGCTAAGtccagaagaagagaagaacCCAAAGGAATGTTACATATTTGCAGATGCAGAGGACCCCAGAGCACCTATAGTCATCCATTTTCCTTTGGTGAATGACACCTTTAAGGAATTCAAGGAGCCAG GGGTGAAGCGTGGTCACTCGGAGATGGAAGAAGGCAAAGTAAATCTGGAGAACAACTGCTCACCGTACTACCTCATTAGGCTAATTTACTCCTCTGAAAACTTTGATAAACTTGTGAACCTGAGCAAATACAACATCCTCAATAACAAAGACCTGCTCCTCCAGGCCATCAGGAGTGCtgtagaaagaaggaaaagcagaaggacTGGGAATTTCTCCAGCTACTCTGGATATCCCTAG
- the PLA2G4B gene encoding cytosolic phospholipase A2 beta isoform X4, giving the protein MGSPPAKMKFCPIHMLSVRIIQAKNIKSRDLLTASDCYVRLWLPSASPGKLQTKTIRNSDNPVWNETFYFRIQREVENILELAVCDEDVLTKDDMQFTVLFNVARIRPGETIRETFALKSETERCSKKWESLEVEFWMERVPGPPEHLITNDVLVSREVCCLEVHVDINESRRYLKEGKNLVLTVPASHERTQKTTEDTDTFYFHCVKAWEPVLKVRLQKVSDKEDDDSNLSDTLTVPLKFLPVGHKVKITLPVRHNVPLQLYLQLNACTEKLDVRLGYDLCQGEQEFLHKRKRVVAGALKKVLHLERDLHGHEVPVIAVMATGGGLRAMSAMFGHLLALQKLNLLDCVTYLTGASGSTWTLADLYEHADWSQKSLEGPLKAVKEQVTKCKLNLMSLDHLKYYHKELAERAKAGHVPSFTTLWSLVQEMFLHEQPRKYKLTDQRKALEHGQNPLPFYAVLNVKEEKFGTFKFREWADFSPYEVAIPKYGASIPSEYFDSEFFMGRRVKKLPESRICYLEGLWTNIFTRNLLDGLYWSSNSNEFWERWSQDMVDIEKHSPEEDVTVIEPPSCLSGKLYEMFQDIMTKRPLLGKSHNFLRGLEFHKDYIHQKKFIEWKDTVLDGFPNNLTPLQKYLCLIDVGYFINTSGAALFKPERNVDVIISLDYGLGHVFKQLEMTYKYCKIQNIPFPKVELSPEEEKNPKECYIFADAEDPRAPIVIHFPLVNDTFKEFKEPGVKRGHSEMEEGKVNLENNCSPYYLIRLIYSSENFDKLVNLSKYNILNNKDLLLQAIRSAVERRKSRRTGNFSSYSGYP; this is encoded by the exons atgaAGTTTTGCCCCATCCACATGCTTTCTGTAAGAATCATACAAGCTAAGAACATCAAGTCAAGAGACCTGT tgacGGCATCAGACTGCTATGTACGCTTGTGGCTGCCGTCTGCTTCGCCTGGAAAGCTTCAGACCAAAACCATCAGGAATTCTGACAACCCTGTCTGGAATGAGACTTTCTACTTTAGGATCCAGAGAGAAGTTGAG AATATTTTAGAATTGGCAGTGTGTGATGAAGATGTACTCACCAAAGATGACATGCAGTTCACAGTTCTTTTTAATGTTGCTAGAATCAGACCTGGGGAGACAATCCGCGAGACATTTGCTTTGAAATCAGAG ACAGAGAGGTGCTCTAAGAAATGGGAAAGTTTGGAAGTGGAATTCTGGATGGAAAGAGT tcctgGTCCTCCAGAGCATCTCATTACCAATGATGTCCTAGTG TCTCGTGAGGTTTGCTGCTTGGAAGTGCACGTAGACATTAACGAAAGTAGGAGATACTTGAAAG AGGGTAAAAATCTCGTGCTTACGGTGCCTGCATCCCACGAGAGAACACAGAAGACGACAGAGGACACCGACACTTTCTACTTCCACTGCGTGAAGGCTTGGGAGCCAGTTCTAAAAGTCAGGCTGCAG AAAGTTTCTGATAAGGAAGATGACGACAGCAATTTAAGTGACACCTTAACGGTACCACTGAAATTTCTCCCTGTTGGACATAAAGTGAAAATAACCCTTCCCGTAAGACAC AATGTCCCTCTACAGTTGTACCTCCAACTAAATGCTTG cacagaaaaactAGATGTGCGCCTAGGGTATGATCTGTGCCAAGGAGAGCAGGAGTTCCTGCATAAGAGGAAGAGAGTTGTTGCTGGTGCTCtgaaaaaggttcttcatcTGGAAAGAGATCTACATGGACATGAG GTCCCAGTAATAGCTGTTATGGCAACAGGTGGAGGTCTCAGAGCAATGTCAGCTATGTTTGGCCACCTCTTAGCTCTTCAGAAGCTAAATCTGTTGGACTGTGTCACCTATCTCACAGGGGCTTCTGGCTCAACATG GACACTAGCAGACCTGTATGAGCATGCTGACTGGTCACAGAAGTCTCTGGAGGGGCCACTTAAAGCTGTAAAAGAACAAGTGACAAAATGCAAACTCAACCTTATGTCTCTAGACCATCTGAAGTATTACCACAAGGAACTTGCTGAAAGGGCAAAAGCAGGACATGTCCCATCTTTTACAACTCTGTGGTCACTTGTTCAGGAGATGTTCTTGCATGAGCAG CCAAGAAAGTACAAACTCACAGACCAGCGCAAGGCACTGGAGCATGGACAAAACCCACTGCCTTTCTATGCAGTCCTCAATGTGAAAGAGGAGAAGTTTGGTACTTTCAAATTTAGAG AGTGGGCAGATTTCTCTCCTTACGAAGTGGCCATACCAAAATATGGAGCCTCCATTCCTTCAGAATATTTTGACAGCGAGTTCTTCATGGGAAGGAGAGTGAAGAAGCTGCCAGAATCTCGGATCTGCTATCTGGAAG GTCTTTGGACAAACATCTTTACTAGGAATTTGCTGGATGGCTTGTACTGGTCCTCAAATTCAAATGAATTCTGGGAACGGTGGTCCCAAGATATGGTAGATATAG AAAAGCATTCTCCTGAGGAAGATGTTACTGTTATTGAGCCTCCATCTTGCTTGTCAGGAAAGTTGTATGAAATGTTTCAGGACATCATGACCAAGCGTCCACTACTGGGAAAGTCTCATAACTTCCTGAGAGGCTTAGAGTTTCATAAGGATTATATCCATCAGAAAAAATTTATTGAATGGAAAG acaCTGTGCTGGATGGTTTCCCTAACAATCTGACACCTCTGCAGAAATACCTGTGTCTGATAGATGTTGGCTATTTCATCAACACCAGTGGTGCAGCACTTTTCAAGCCAGAGAGGAATGTAGATGTCATCATATCCCTTGATTATGGTTTGGGACATGTGTTCAAG CAATTAGAGATGACGTACAAATATTGCAAGATACAAAACATCCCATTCCCCAAAGTGGAGCTAAGtccagaagaagagaagaacCCAAAGGAATGTTACATATTTGCAGATGCAGAGGACCCCAGAGCACCTATAGTCATCCATTTTCCTTTGGTGAATGACACCTTTAAGGAATTCAAGGAGCCAG GGGTGAAGCGTGGTCACTCGGAGATGGAAGAAGGCAAAGTAAATCTGGAGAACAACTGCTCACCGTACTACCTCATTAGGCTAATTTACTCCTCTGAAAACTTTGATAAACTTGTGAACCTGAGCAAATACAACATCCTCAATAACAAAGACCTGCTCCTCCAGGCCATCAGGAGTGCtgtagaaagaaggaaaagcagaaggacTGGGAATTTCTCCAGCTACTCTGGATATCCCTAG
- the PLA2G4B gene encoding cytosolic phospholipase A2 beta isoform X1: MGSPPAKMKFCPIHMLSVRIIQAKNIKSRDLWTVPLSCQNLAGQCYSLLDTSLKYLGISGCSRNLPSSPDSSSERHHLGDFLSHRCQASQMTASDCYVRLWLPSASPGKLQTKTIRNSDNPVWNETFYFRIQREVENILELAVCDEDVLTKDDMQFTVLFNVARIRPGETIRETFALKSETERCSKKWESLEVEFWMERVPGPPEHLITNDVLVSREVCCLEVHVDINESRRYLKEGKNLVLTVPASHERTQKTTEDTDTFYFHCVKAWEPVLKVRLQKVSDKEDDDSNLSDTLTVPLKFLPVGHKVKITLPVRHNVPLQLYLQLNACTEKLDVRLGYDLCQGEQEFLHKRKRVVAGALKKVLHLERDLHGHEVPVIAVMATGGGLRAMSAMFGHLLALQKLNLLDCVTYLTGASGSTWTLADLYEHADWSQKSLEGPLKAVKEQVTKCKLNLMSLDHLKYYHKELAERAKAGHVPSFTTLWSLVQEMFLHEQPRKYKLTDQRKALEHGQNPLPFYAVLNVKEEKFGTFKFREWADFSPYEVAIPKYGASIPSEYFDSEFFMGRRVKKLPESRICYLEGLWTNIFTRNLLDGLYWSSNSNEFWERWSQDMVDIEKHSPEEDVTVIEPPSCLSGKLYEMFQDIMTKRPLLGKSHNFLRGLEFHKDYIHQKKFIEWKDTVLDGFPNNLTPLQKYLCLIDVGYFINTSGAALFKPERNVDVIISLDYGLGHVFKQLEMTYKYCKIQNIPFPKVELSPEEEKNPKECYIFADAEDPRAPIVIHFPLVNDTFKEFKEPGVKRGHSEMEEGKVNLENNCSPYYLIRLIYSSENFDKLVNLSKYNILNNKDLLLQAIRSAVERRKSRRTGNFSSYSGYP, translated from the exons atgaAGTTTTGCCCCATCCACATGCTTTCTGTAAGAATCATACAAGCTAAGAACATCAAGTCAAGAGACCTGT GGACAGTTCCACTTTCGTGCCAAAACCTTGCGGGGCAATGTTATTCACTGCTTGATACCAGTCTGAAGTATTTAGGCATCTCGGGCTGCAGTAGAAATCTTCCATCAAGTCCTGACTCCAGCTCTGAAAGACATCACCTGGGAGATTTCCTTTCACACCGTTGCCAAGCTTCACAAA tgacGGCATCAGACTGCTATGTACGCTTGTGGCTGCCGTCTGCTTCGCCTGGAAAGCTTCAGACCAAAACCATCAGGAATTCTGACAACCCTGTCTGGAATGAGACTTTCTACTTTAGGATCCAGAGAGAAGTTGAG AATATTTTAGAATTGGCAGTGTGTGATGAAGATGTACTCACCAAAGATGACATGCAGTTCACAGTTCTTTTTAATGTTGCTAGAATCAGACCTGGGGAGACAATCCGCGAGACATTTGCTTTGAAATCAGAG ACAGAGAGGTGCTCTAAGAAATGGGAAAGTTTGGAAGTGGAATTCTGGATGGAAAGAGT tcctgGTCCTCCAGAGCATCTCATTACCAATGATGTCCTAGTG TCTCGTGAGGTTTGCTGCTTGGAAGTGCACGTAGACATTAACGAAAGTAGGAGATACTTGAAAG AGGGTAAAAATCTCGTGCTTACGGTGCCTGCATCCCACGAGAGAACACAGAAGACGACAGAGGACACCGACACTTTCTACTTCCACTGCGTGAAGGCTTGGGAGCCAGTTCTAAAAGTCAGGCTGCAG AAAGTTTCTGATAAGGAAGATGACGACAGCAATTTAAGTGACACCTTAACGGTACCACTGAAATTTCTCCCTGTTGGACATAAAGTGAAAATAACCCTTCCCGTAAGACAC AATGTCCCTCTACAGTTGTACCTCCAACTAAATGCTTG cacagaaaaactAGATGTGCGCCTAGGGTATGATCTGTGCCAAGGAGAGCAGGAGTTCCTGCATAAGAGGAAGAGAGTTGTTGCTGGTGCTCtgaaaaaggttcttcatcTGGAAAGAGATCTACATGGACATGAG GTCCCAGTAATAGCTGTTATGGCAACAGGTGGAGGTCTCAGAGCAATGTCAGCTATGTTTGGCCACCTCTTAGCTCTTCAGAAGCTAAATCTGTTGGACTGTGTCACCTATCTCACAGGGGCTTCTGGCTCAACATG GACACTAGCAGACCTGTATGAGCATGCTGACTGGTCACAGAAGTCTCTGGAGGGGCCACTTAAAGCTGTAAAAGAACAAGTGACAAAATGCAAACTCAACCTTATGTCTCTAGACCATCTGAAGTATTACCACAAGGAACTTGCTGAAAGGGCAAAAGCAGGACATGTCCCATCTTTTACAACTCTGTGGTCACTTGTTCAGGAGATGTTCTTGCATGAGCAG CCAAGAAAGTACAAACTCACAGACCAGCGCAAGGCACTGGAGCATGGACAAAACCCACTGCCTTTCTATGCAGTCCTCAATGTGAAAGAGGAGAAGTTTGGTACTTTCAAATTTAGAG AGTGGGCAGATTTCTCTCCTTACGAAGTGGCCATACCAAAATATGGAGCCTCCATTCCTTCAGAATATTTTGACAGCGAGTTCTTCATGGGAAGGAGAGTGAAGAAGCTGCCAGAATCTCGGATCTGCTATCTGGAAG GTCTTTGGACAAACATCTTTACTAGGAATTTGCTGGATGGCTTGTACTGGTCCTCAAATTCAAATGAATTCTGGGAACGGTGGTCCCAAGATATGGTAGATATAG AAAAGCATTCTCCTGAGGAAGATGTTACTGTTATTGAGCCTCCATCTTGCTTGTCAGGAAAGTTGTATGAAATGTTTCAGGACATCATGACCAAGCGTCCACTACTGGGAAAGTCTCATAACTTCCTGAGAGGCTTAGAGTTTCATAAGGATTATATCCATCAGAAAAAATTTATTGAATGGAAAG acaCTGTGCTGGATGGTTTCCCTAACAATCTGACACCTCTGCAGAAATACCTGTGTCTGATAGATGTTGGCTATTTCATCAACACCAGTGGTGCAGCACTTTTCAAGCCAGAGAGGAATGTAGATGTCATCATATCCCTTGATTATGGTTTGGGACATGTGTTCAAG CAATTAGAGATGACGTACAAATATTGCAAGATACAAAACATCCCATTCCCCAAAGTGGAGCTAAGtccagaagaagagaagaacCCAAAGGAATGTTACATATTTGCAGATGCAGAGGACCCCAGAGCACCTATAGTCATCCATTTTCCTTTGGTGAATGACACCTTTAAGGAATTCAAGGAGCCAG GGGTGAAGCGTGGTCACTCGGAGATGGAAGAAGGCAAAGTAAATCTGGAGAACAACTGCTCACCGTACTACCTCATTAGGCTAATTTACTCCTCTGAAAACTTTGATAAACTTGTGAACCTGAGCAAATACAACATCCTCAATAACAAAGACCTGCTCCTCCAGGCCATCAGGAGTGCtgtagaaagaaggaaaagcagaaggacTGGGAATTTCTCCAGCTACTCTGGATATCCCTAG
- the PLA2G4B gene encoding cytosolic phospholipase A2 beta isoform X5, with the protein MTASDCYVRLWLPSASPGKLQTKTIRNSDNPVWNETFYFRIQREVENILELAVCDEDVLTKDDMQFTVLFNVARIRPGETIRETFALKSETERCSKKWESLEVEFWMERVPGPPEHLITNDVLVSREVCCLEVHVDINESRRYLKEGKNLVLTVPASHERTQKTTEDTDTFYFHCVKAWEPVLKVRLQKVSDKEDDDSNLSDTLTVPLKFLPVGHKVKITLPVRHNVPLQLYLQLNACTEKLDVRLGYDLCQGEQEFLHKRKRVVAGALKKVLHLERDLHGHEVPVIAVMATGGGLRAMSAMFGHLLALQKLNLLDCVTYLTGASGSTWTLADLYEHADWSQKSLEGPLKAVKEQVTKCKLNLMSLDHLKYYHKELAERAKAGHVPSFTTLWSLVQEMFLHEQPRKYKLTDQRKALEHGQNPLPFYAVLNVKEEKFGTFKFREWADFSPYEVAIPKYGASIPSEYFDSEFFMGRRVKKLPESRICYLEGLWTNIFTRNLLDGLYWSSNSNEFWERWSQDMVDIEKHSPEEDVTVIEPPSCLSGKLYEMFQDIMTKRPLLGKSHNFLRGLEFHKDYIHQKKFIEWKDTVLDGFPNNLTPLQKYLCLIDVGYFINTSGAALFKPERNVDVIISLDYGLGHVFKQLEMTYKYCKIQNIPFPKVELSPEEEKNPKECYIFADAEDPRAPIVIHFPLVNDTFKEFKEPGVKRGHSEMEEGKVNLENNCSPYYLIRLIYSSENFDKLVNLSKYNILNNKDLLLQAIRSAVERRKSRRTGNFSSYSGYP; encoded by the exons A tgacGGCATCAGACTGCTATGTACGCTTGTGGCTGCCGTCTGCTTCGCCTGGAAAGCTTCAGACCAAAACCATCAGGAATTCTGACAACCCTGTCTGGAATGAGACTTTCTACTTTAGGATCCAGAGAGAAGTTGAG AATATTTTAGAATTGGCAGTGTGTGATGAAGATGTACTCACCAAAGATGACATGCAGTTCACAGTTCTTTTTAATGTTGCTAGAATCAGACCTGGGGAGACAATCCGCGAGACATTTGCTTTGAAATCAGAG ACAGAGAGGTGCTCTAAGAAATGGGAAAGTTTGGAAGTGGAATTCTGGATGGAAAGAGT tcctgGTCCTCCAGAGCATCTCATTACCAATGATGTCCTAGTG TCTCGTGAGGTTTGCTGCTTGGAAGTGCACGTAGACATTAACGAAAGTAGGAGATACTTGAAAG AGGGTAAAAATCTCGTGCTTACGGTGCCTGCATCCCACGAGAGAACACAGAAGACGACAGAGGACACCGACACTTTCTACTTCCACTGCGTGAAGGCTTGGGAGCCAGTTCTAAAAGTCAGGCTGCAG AAAGTTTCTGATAAGGAAGATGACGACAGCAATTTAAGTGACACCTTAACGGTACCACTGAAATTTCTCCCTGTTGGACATAAAGTGAAAATAACCCTTCCCGTAAGACAC AATGTCCCTCTACAGTTGTACCTCCAACTAAATGCTTG cacagaaaaactAGATGTGCGCCTAGGGTATGATCTGTGCCAAGGAGAGCAGGAGTTCCTGCATAAGAGGAAGAGAGTTGTTGCTGGTGCTCtgaaaaaggttcttcatcTGGAAAGAGATCTACATGGACATGAG GTCCCAGTAATAGCTGTTATGGCAACAGGTGGAGGTCTCAGAGCAATGTCAGCTATGTTTGGCCACCTCTTAGCTCTTCAGAAGCTAAATCTGTTGGACTGTGTCACCTATCTCACAGGGGCTTCTGGCTCAACATG GACACTAGCAGACCTGTATGAGCATGCTGACTGGTCACAGAAGTCTCTGGAGGGGCCACTTAAAGCTGTAAAAGAACAAGTGACAAAATGCAAACTCAACCTTATGTCTCTAGACCATCTGAAGTATTACCACAAGGAACTTGCTGAAAGGGCAAAAGCAGGACATGTCCCATCTTTTACAACTCTGTGGTCACTTGTTCAGGAGATGTTCTTGCATGAGCAG CCAAGAAAGTACAAACTCACAGACCAGCGCAAGGCACTGGAGCATGGACAAAACCCACTGCCTTTCTATGCAGTCCTCAATGTGAAAGAGGAGAAGTTTGGTACTTTCAAATTTAGAG AGTGGGCAGATTTCTCTCCTTACGAAGTGGCCATACCAAAATATGGAGCCTCCATTCCTTCAGAATATTTTGACAGCGAGTTCTTCATGGGAAGGAGAGTGAAGAAGCTGCCAGAATCTCGGATCTGCTATCTGGAAG GTCTTTGGACAAACATCTTTACTAGGAATTTGCTGGATGGCTTGTACTGGTCCTCAAATTCAAATGAATTCTGGGAACGGTGGTCCCAAGATATGGTAGATATAG AAAAGCATTCTCCTGAGGAAGATGTTACTGTTATTGAGCCTCCATCTTGCTTGTCAGGAAAGTTGTATGAAATGTTTCAGGACATCATGACCAAGCGTCCACTACTGGGAAAGTCTCATAACTTCCTGAGAGGCTTAGAGTTTCATAAGGATTATATCCATCAGAAAAAATTTATTGAATGGAAAG acaCTGTGCTGGATGGTTTCCCTAACAATCTGACACCTCTGCAGAAATACCTGTGTCTGATAGATGTTGGCTATTTCATCAACACCAGTGGTGCAGCACTTTTCAAGCCAGAGAGGAATGTAGATGTCATCATATCCCTTGATTATGGTTTGGGACATGTGTTCAAG CAATTAGAGATGACGTACAAATATTGCAAGATACAAAACATCCCATTCCCCAAAGTGGAGCTAAGtccagaagaagagaagaacCCAAAGGAATGTTACATATTTGCAGATGCAGAGGACCCCAGAGCACCTATAGTCATCCATTTTCCTTTGGTGAATGACACCTTTAAGGAATTCAAGGAGCCAG GGGTGAAGCGTGGTCACTCGGAGATGGAAGAAGGCAAAGTAAATCTGGAGAACAACTGCTCACCGTACTACCTCATTAGGCTAATTTACTCCTCTGAAAACTTTGATAAACTTGTGAACCTGAGCAAATACAACATCCTCAATAACAAAGACCTGCTCCTCCAGGCCATCAGGAGTGCtgtagaaagaaggaaaagcagaaggacTGGGAATTTCTCCAGCTACTCTGGATATCCCTAG